From a single Drosophila sulfurigaster albostrigata strain 15112-1811.04 chromosome 3, ASM2355843v2, whole genome shotgun sequence genomic region:
- the LOC133843583 gene encoding uncharacterized protein LOC133843583 isoform X2, with the protein METHMESGDNVEMNNMLCDLIDIHKVSGNEDALQRVLRSIYSLLDSNNDVKFSTKLFDKLISVVIVDLGDANVTHERIAKVLDAVRIHARQSPASGSYLVRKLSSIALCEPTNMGGGDQLAPLHPYAGQILEHFLDDFVRELGLKTACSPQLFVVLQRLLQSELGENRKVAYAIMRKLLGIVERCKENPGTAQLEALQCMQPHWPAYIVIMEQLEKPESHLVLPMLSGHLPRFVASSYDDNWLRWLRILYIRLLENQNTLVVRWTIEYLLMYSTINELRRVDLLDLFLDSTNKAELYDAEDYFLPEVNIKMFVQNSGTLQFLEALVAVSWQSLPLLHWLRSMQPRQPHISKSLLLKICGHIKSLQHENLRYEAQNRMFDIFEPTIESLSLGDYIQFIKALCDSFCRDHKRFTAKIASCTNILDEMVYFDKSVFMMIYRGDVNIGIELHKQMSKLPKVQHGWWRLFSFFFSLKLELETEKSEILKFYHKEYELDIEIFQNMADLKDLQRYVNDKLNCESEEEISFVMHRCVDWFTTEKITKWSQIEELNLNPHELVAQGTILTVQRVASLLNDVESRFNDESILKVLMNFLRQYPDSVLIAAGLVKYAATFMPPEESERILSDVLEVSQFLNFSVVSCIKSVPIPLIIRGIISGSPLSGAKCCRKRDSYINFVIDRRSDIIAVIDELLRINNQMVQSNVIYLENSKDHRIKMRIARALLRITFKNPGYWSDQLWDAVLALDEHENIKYMFECLVARCLPSVDVLLNRLIQLDALESSQQISLISVLHIYCLSKYNHVKSEQLQRIIDLLLPQTMSNDFETRLFTQLVLHRLLQQFEDSNIKLPGVTNMKNVIEGSLGDKLQEYEDEGRLLLPKICYQTPDGLQAADFILYMTYAPCDEYFADSLRPNIKLKSELAKFRNIVREKGEIQFSLS; encoded by the exons ATGGAAACTCACATGGAAAGTGGCGATAATGTCGAAATGAATAATATGCTATGTGATTTGATAGATATCCATAAGGTGAGTGGCAATGAGGATGCACTACAGCGTGTCCTGCGAAGCATCTACAGCCTGTTGGACAGTAACAACGATGTCAAGTTCAGCACAAAGCTATTCGATAAGCTCATCTCAGTGGTGATTGTCGATCTGGGCGATGCCAATGTCACCCACGAGCGAATCGCCAAAGTGCTCGACGCCGTCAGGATACATGCACGACAATCTCCCGCATCCGGATCGTATTTAGTCCGTAAGCTCTCGTCTATAGCGCTGTGTGAACCCACTAACATGGGGGGTGGTGATCAGTTGGCGCCACTGCATCCATATGCTGGCCAGATATTGGAGCACTTCTTGGATGATTTTGTGCGAGAATTGGGATTGAAAACAGCCTGTTCCCCGCAGCTATTTGTAGTACTGCAACGACTGCTGCAGTCGGAGTTGGGAGAAAATCGTAAAGTGGCGTATGCTATAATGCGAAAGCTGTTGGGAATTGTTGAGAGGTGCAAAGAAAACCCGGGGACAGCTCAGCTGGAGGCACTGCAGTGCATGCAGCCCCATTGGCCGGCGTATATTGTGATAATGGAGCAACTAGAAAAGCCCGAATCGCATTTGGTGCTTCCCATGCTAAGTGGCCATCTGCCACGGTTTGTGGCAAGCAGCTATGATGACAATTGGCTTCGCTGGCTGCGTATTCTCTACATTCGTCTGCTCGAGAATCAGAATACTTTGGTCGTACGCTGGACCATCGAATACCTTCTTATGTATTCCACCATCAATGAGCTACGTCGCGTGGACTTATTGGATTTGTTTCTCGACTCCACCAACAAGGCGGAGTTGTATGATGCTGAAGATTATTTTCTGCCGGAGGTAAATATTAAGATGTTCGTCCAGAATAGTGGCACCTTGCAGTTCCTCGAGGCTTTAGTGGCCGTGTCCTGGCAGAGTCTGCCTCTGCTTCATTGGCTGCGCAGCATGCAACCACGACAGCCGCATATTTCCAAGAGTCTGTTGCTCAAAATCTGTGGACACATCAAGTCTTTGCAACATGAGAACCTACGCTATGAGGCACAAAACAGAATGTTTGACATATTTGAA CCCACAATCGAGAGTTTATCGCTTGGCGATTATATACAGTTTATAAAGGCACTTTGCGATAGTTTCTGCAGGGATCACAAACGTTTTACAGCAAAAATCGCGagttgcacaaatattttggaTGAAATGGTTTATTTCGACAAATCTGTTTTTATGATGATTTATCGCGGAG ATGTCAATATTGGAATTGAGCTGCACAAGCAAATGAGTAAATTGCCAAAGGTTCAGCATGGTTGGTGGCGTCTTTTCTCGTTTTTCTTCAGTTTAAAACTGGAATTGGAAACTGAAAAATCTGAAATTCTCAAATTTTATCATAAGGAATACGAGCTAGATATAGAGATATTTCAGAATATGGCGGACCTCAAAGATTTGCAGCGATATGTGAATGACAAATTGAATTGCGAGTCTGAGGAGGAAATATCTTTTGTTATGCATCGATGTGTCGATTGGTTCACTACTGAGAAAATCACGAAATGGTCGCAAATTGAGGAACTAAATTTAAACCCGCATGAACTTGTTGCTCAAGGGACAATTCTAACTGTGCAGAGAGTTGCGTCCTTATTGAATGACGTCGAATCACGATTCAATGATGAAAGTATTCTGAAGGTATTAATGAACTTTCTAAGACAGTATCCGGATAGTGTGTTAAT CGCTGCCGGTCTTGTTAAATATGCTGCTACTTTTATGCCTCCAGAAGAAAGTGAGCGAATCTTGAGCGATGTGCTTGAAGTCAGCCAGTTCTTGAACTTCAGCGTTGTGAGTTGCATAAAAAGTGTGCCAATACCACTGATAATCCGAGGAATCATTTCGGGCAGTCCTCTATCTGGCGCTAAGTG CTGCCGGAAACGGGATAgctatataaattttgttatcGATCGAAGATCAGACATTATCGCAGTGATCGATGAACTCTTACGCATAAACAATCAGATGGTTCAGAGTAATGTGATTTACCTAGAAAATTCGAAGGATCATCGTATTAAAATGCGTATTGCGAGAGCCTTGTTGAGGATTACGTTCAAGAATCCGGGCTATTGGTCAGATCAGTTATGGGACGCAGTGCTAGCATTGGACGAACATgagaatatcaaatatatgttCGAATGTCTGGTGGCTCGATGTCTGCCTAGTGTGGATGTGTTGTTGAATCGACTAATTCAGTTAGATGCTCTTGAATCGAGTCAGCAGATCTCCCTAATTTCAGTGCTGCACATATATTGCTTGAGCAAGTATAATCACGTCAAATCAGAGCAGTTGCAGAGGATTATTGATCTGTTATTACCGCAAACAATGAGCAACGATTTCGAAACACGTCTTTTCACCCAACTCGTTTTACACAGGTTACTGCAACAGTTCGAGGATAGCAA tataaAGCTGCCGGGCGTTACAAATATGAAGAATGTCATTGAAGGTAGTCTGGGCGACAAACTGCAGGAATACGAAGATGAAGGTCGACTTTTACTACCCAAGATTTGCTATCAGACTCCCGATGGTTTGCAAGCAGCAGActtcatattatatatgacCTACGCACCATGTGATGAATACTTTGCCGATTCCTTGCGACCCAATATCAAACTGAAATCAGAACTGGCCAAGTTTCGAAATATTGTTAGGGAAAAAGGGGAAATACAGTTCAGCTTGTCTTAA
- the LOC133843583 gene encoding uncharacterized protein LOC133843583 isoform X1, with protein sequence METHMESGDNVEMNNMLCDLIDIHKVSGNEDALQRVLRSIYSLLDSNNDVKFSTKLFDKLISVVIVDLGDANVTHERIAKVLDAVRIHARQSPASGSYLVRKLSSIALCEPTNMGGGDQLAPLHPYAGQILEHFLDDFVRELGLKTACSPQLFVVLQRLLQSELGENRKVAYAIMRKLLGIVERCKENPGTAQLEALQCMQPHWPAYIVIMEQLEKPESHLVLPMLSGHLPRFVASSYDDNWLRWLRILYIRLLENQNTLVVRWTIEYLLMYSTINELRRVDLLDLFLDSTNKAELYDAEDYFLPEVNIKMFVQNSGTLQFLEALVAVSWQSLPLLHWLRSMQPRQPHISKSLLLKICGHIKSLQHENLRYEAQNRMFDIFEPTIESLSLGDYIQFIKALCDSFCRDHKRFTAKIASCTNILDEMVYFDKSVFMMIYRGDVNIGIELHKQMSKLPKVQHGWWRLFSFFFSLKLELETEKSEILKFYHKEYELDIEIFQNMADLKDLQRYVNDKLNCESEEEISFVMHRCVDWFTTEKITKWSQIEELNLNPHELVAQGTILTVQRVASLLNDVESRFNDESILKVLMNFLRQYPDSVLIAAGLVKYAATFMPPEESERILSDVLEVSQFLNFSVVSCIKSVPIPLIIRGIISGSPLSGAKCIEYGYLISQYNYFFTSCRKRDSYINFVIDRRSDIIAVIDELLRINNQMVQSNVIYLENSKDHRIKMRIARALLRITFKNPGYWSDQLWDAVLALDEHENIKYMFECLVARCLPSVDVLLNRLIQLDALESSQQISLISVLHIYCLSKYNHVKSEQLQRIIDLLLPQTMSNDFETRLFTQLVLHRLLQQFEDSNIKLPGVTNMKNVIEGSLGDKLQEYEDEGRLLLPKICYQTPDGLQAADFILYMTYAPCDEYFADSLRPNIKLKSELAKFRNIVREKGEIQFSLS encoded by the exons ATGGAAACTCACATGGAAAGTGGCGATAATGTCGAAATGAATAATATGCTATGTGATTTGATAGATATCCATAAGGTGAGTGGCAATGAGGATGCACTACAGCGTGTCCTGCGAAGCATCTACAGCCTGTTGGACAGTAACAACGATGTCAAGTTCAGCACAAAGCTATTCGATAAGCTCATCTCAGTGGTGATTGTCGATCTGGGCGATGCCAATGTCACCCACGAGCGAATCGCCAAAGTGCTCGACGCCGTCAGGATACATGCACGACAATCTCCCGCATCCGGATCGTATTTAGTCCGTAAGCTCTCGTCTATAGCGCTGTGTGAACCCACTAACATGGGGGGTGGTGATCAGTTGGCGCCACTGCATCCATATGCTGGCCAGATATTGGAGCACTTCTTGGATGATTTTGTGCGAGAATTGGGATTGAAAACAGCCTGTTCCCCGCAGCTATTTGTAGTACTGCAACGACTGCTGCAGTCGGAGTTGGGAGAAAATCGTAAAGTGGCGTATGCTATAATGCGAAAGCTGTTGGGAATTGTTGAGAGGTGCAAAGAAAACCCGGGGACAGCTCAGCTGGAGGCACTGCAGTGCATGCAGCCCCATTGGCCGGCGTATATTGTGATAATGGAGCAACTAGAAAAGCCCGAATCGCATTTGGTGCTTCCCATGCTAAGTGGCCATCTGCCACGGTTTGTGGCAAGCAGCTATGATGACAATTGGCTTCGCTGGCTGCGTATTCTCTACATTCGTCTGCTCGAGAATCAGAATACTTTGGTCGTACGCTGGACCATCGAATACCTTCTTATGTATTCCACCATCAATGAGCTACGTCGCGTGGACTTATTGGATTTGTTTCTCGACTCCACCAACAAGGCGGAGTTGTATGATGCTGAAGATTATTTTCTGCCGGAGGTAAATATTAAGATGTTCGTCCAGAATAGTGGCACCTTGCAGTTCCTCGAGGCTTTAGTGGCCGTGTCCTGGCAGAGTCTGCCTCTGCTTCATTGGCTGCGCAGCATGCAACCACGACAGCCGCATATTTCCAAGAGTCTGTTGCTCAAAATCTGTGGACACATCAAGTCTTTGCAACATGAGAACCTACGCTATGAGGCACAAAACAGAATGTTTGACATATTTGAA CCCACAATCGAGAGTTTATCGCTTGGCGATTATATACAGTTTATAAAGGCACTTTGCGATAGTTTCTGCAGGGATCACAAACGTTTTACAGCAAAAATCGCGagttgcacaaatattttggaTGAAATGGTTTATTTCGACAAATCTGTTTTTATGATGATTTATCGCGGAG ATGTCAATATTGGAATTGAGCTGCACAAGCAAATGAGTAAATTGCCAAAGGTTCAGCATGGTTGGTGGCGTCTTTTCTCGTTTTTCTTCAGTTTAAAACTGGAATTGGAAACTGAAAAATCTGAAATTCTCAAATTTTATCATAAGGAATACGAGCTAGATATAGAGATATTTCAGAATATGGCGGACCTCAAAGATTTGCAGCGATATGTGAATGACAAATTGAATTGCGAGTCTGAGGAGGAAATATCTTTTGTTATGCATCGATGTGTCGATTGGTTCACTACTGAGAAAATCACGAAATGGTCGCAAATTGAGGAACTAAATTTAAACCCGCATGAACTTGTTGCTCAAGGGACAATTCTAACTGTGCAGAGAGTTGCGTCCTTATTGAATGACGTCGAATCACGATTCAATGATGAAAGTATTCTGAAGGTATTAATGAACTTTCTAAGACAGTATCCGGATAGTGTGTTAAT CGCTGCCGGTCTTGTTAAATATGCTGCTACTTTTATGCCTCCAGAAGAAAGTGAGCGAATCTTGAGCGATGTGCTTGAAGTCAGCCAGTTCTTGAACTTCAGCGTTGTGAGTTGCATAAAAAGTGTGCCAATACCACTGATAATCCGAGGAATCATTTCGGGCAGTCCTCTATCTGGCGCTAAGTG CATCGAATATGGTTATTTGATTAGTCAGTATAATTATTTCTTCACAAGCTGCCGGAAACGGGATAgctatataaattttgttatcGATCGAAGATCAGACATTATCGCAGTGATCGATGAACTCTTACGCATAAACAATCAGATGGTTCAGAGTAATGTGATTTACCTAGAAAATTCGAAGGATCATCGTATTAAAATGCGTATTGCGAGAGCCTTGTTGAGGATTACGTTCAAGAATCCGGGCTATTGGTCAGATCAGTTATGGGACGCAGTGCTAGCATTGGACGAACATgagaatatcaaatatatgttCGAATGTCTGGTGGCTCGATGTCTGCCTAGTGTGGATGTGTTGTTGAATCGACTAATTCAGTTAGATGCTCTTGAATCGAGTCAGCAGATCTCCCTAATTTCAGTGCTGCACATATATTGCTTGAGCAAGTATAATCACGTCAAATCAGAGCAGTTGCAGAGGATTATTGATCTGTTATTACCGCAAACAATGAGCAACGATTTCGAAACACGTCTTTTCACCCAACTCGTTTTACACAGGTTACTGCAACAGTTCGAGGATAGCAA tataaAGCTGCCGGGCGTTACAAATATGAAGAATGTCATTGAAGGTAGTCTGGGCGACAAACTGCAGGAATACGAAGATGAAGGTCGACTTTTACTACCCAAGATTTGCTATCAGACTCCCGATGGTTTGCAAGCAGCAGActtcatattatatatgacCTACGCACCATGTGATGAATACTTTGCCGATTCCTTGCGACCCAATATCAAACTGAAATCAGAACTGGCCAAGTTTCGAAATATTGTTAGGGAAAAAGGGGAAATACAGTTCAGCTTGTCTTAA